The Anaeromicrobium sediminis genome includes the window ATATCACTTAGCTGTGGTTACTGGATTATTAGTATCAATAATGTTTAAGGTAGGGATCTGATAATATGGCAAAAAAGCAAATGAATAAAGAAGAAAAAGTATATGAAACCTTTCAGACAATTTCCAAAGACTATGACAAATTAAATGATATCATTAGCTTTAATATGCATAAGAGATGGAAGAGAGATACTATAAAGGAGTTGGATGTAGTAGAAAATTCCAAGATGTTAGATGTATGTTGTGGTACAGGAGATTTTAGCCTTATGTTATCTTTAGAAAGGGATAAAAAAATAAGGGTTACTGGACTGGATTTCTCAGAGAATATGATATCTGTTGCAAGAGAGAAAAAGGAAAAACTTAAATTAGACAATGTTGAGTTTGTACATGGAAATGCCATGGAGTTGCCCTTTAAAGATAATACTTTTGATCATATAACTATAGGGTTCGGATTAAGAAATACGCCTGATTATGAGCAGGTTATTGGTGAAATGATGCGTGTTATAAGGCCAGGTGGGAAAGTGGCTTGTCTAGATACATCACATCCTACTCTGCCCATATATAAACAATTATATTGGTTTTACTTTAAGCATATTATGCCAAGAATAGGCCAATTATTTTCAAAGCACAGAAAAGAGTATCAGTGGCTAAATGATTCTACTGAAAAGTTTTTAAGTAAAAAAGAATTAAAAGATCTATTTTTAAAAGTAGGTCTTACAAATGTAAAAGTAAAATCATATGCAGGGGGTTCTTCGGCTTTACATATAGGAGTAAAGCCTGAATAAAGAATGTTTGTATAAAGAAGTAGGTGAATAATATGACAGACCATGAAGAAAAAGGTATAGACCATTTAATAGAACTACGTAAACGATTTATAAGAGTTTTACTCTTTTTTGTTATTATATTAATTGGTGCTTTTACTTTCGTTCCTGAAATTCTTGATTTTATAAAATTAACAGCTAGTGCAGTAGATGTAGACTTAAATGTATTTAACATTACAGATCCTCTACTACTACATCTTAAAGTGGCATCACTTGTTGCCTTTATTGCTTCTTTTCCATATCTAATCATAGAACTATGGTTATTTATTAGACCCGGTTTAACAAAAAACGAAAGAAGATTTGTGTATAAATATATTCCAATGATTTTTATTCTTTTTACTTTAGGAATAGGATTTGCTTATTTCGTTCTTGTTCCATATTATATTATGTTTTCTCAACAACTTGCAGGAAACACTGATTTAAATATTGTTATGGGAGCTAATAAATATATTGATTTTTTAAGTAAAATGTTATTATATTTTGGACTTATTTTTCAATTTCCTGTGTTAGTTTTTATTCTTTCATATATTGGGATCGTAAGTTCAGGATTATTAACTGTTATTCGTAAATATGCTTATTTTGCCTTATTAATTACTTCTGCATTCATTACACCACCAGATCCAGTGTCAATGGGAATTGCTTTAGTTCCCTTAGCATTTCTTTATGAAATTAGTATATTGTTATGTAAATTAAATGAGAGAAAAAGAAGAAAGAAACTAAAAACTAGCTAATTATTTAGCTAGTTTTTAGTTTCTTTAATCTATTATTTATAAATGTATTGAAATATTCATCATCAGATTTTTTAATTAACTCATTTAGTGTTAATGCTTTGTTGTACCATATTTTAAATTCCGCTTCCTTTTTTAATCGATAGTATAATTCACTTTTTAAAAAATATAATTCTCTCAAATAATTATAGGTATTGTTTGTTTTACAGTAATCAATAGCATAGTCAAGATATTCAAAGGACTCATTTAAATTTGATGTATCAAGACAAGCTGAAATTAAAAACATATAAAAGGCAGGGAAGATAACTCGAGTATGAAGAAATTTAATAGTATCCATATATTTTTTTATATTAATTA containing:
- a CDS encoding demethylmenaquinone methyltransferase, with the protein product MAKKQMNKEEKVYETFQTISKDYDKLNDIISFNMHKRWKRDTIKELDVVENSKMLDVCCGTGDFSLMLSLERDKKIRVTGLDFSENMISVAREKKEKLKLDNVEFVHGNAMELPFKDNTFDHITIGFGLRNTPDYEQVIGEMMRVIRPGGKVACLDTSHPTLPIYKQLYWFYFKHIMPRIGQLFSKHRKEYQWLNDSTEKFLSKKELKDLFLKVGLTNVKVKSYAGGSSALHIGVKPE
- the tatC gene encoding twin-arginine translocase subunit TatC, whose amino-acid sequence is MTDHEEKGIDHLIELRKRFIRVLLFFVIILIGAFTFVPEILDFIKLTASAVDVDLNVFNITDPLLLHLKVASLVAFIASFPYLIIELWLFIRPGLTKNERRFVYKYIPMIFILFTLGIGFAYFVLVPYYIMFSQQLAGNTDLNIVMGANKYIDFLSKMLLYFGLIFQFPVLVFILSYIGIVSSGLLTVIRKYAYFALLITSAFITPPDPVSMGIALVPLAFLYEISILLCKLNERKRRKKLKTS